A genomic segment from Neodiprion lecontei isolate iyNeoLeco1 chromosome 1, iyNeoLeco1.1, whole genome shotgun sequence encodes:
- the LOC124294621 gene encoding uncharacterized protein LOC124294621, with the protein MATESTFPHLPLEDALALIPTFNGTNMPVFEFRTKVECAKQAVLARELNLFSTLVRKKIEGDASKYIESDNPDSLRDLLDCLKQAYASKQHLPDIQLDLAQSAQRRNESVLDYGARIKHLSRQAYESIDASESISDAQVLKKNIKETARLRFIKGLLDELEMKVAHENPQTLQMAIDTATKTEKLLSDRLKLASYRDTNYGIQNHIKCSICKLTDHIDKYCPEQPSVLVVCRYCKKAGHSIEECRTRQRNNTTCTQCGRKGHSNDKCRSNRSQYPQNPKIHQDSRVSQNNTNRQQQNNPNTQYRARDPTNQPLDRMRNDSQRSQQYNTPNPSQSNFRVNYVTQYYSNENCDAGVHPEVSYEAKQHREYSGNASHLNKFRDGRADASTSLKPEQRPNQTSAPYK; encoded by the coding sequence ATGGCTACCGAAAGCACTTTTCCGCACCTGCCTCTTGAAGATGCATTAGCTCTGATTCCGACGTTCAATGGCACTAATATGCCCGTATTCGAATTCAGAACTAAAGTAGAATGCGCAAAACAAGCTGTCTTAGCCAGAGAactgaatttattctccacaCTCGTTCGCAAGAAAATCGAAGGCGACGCGAGTAAATATATAGAGTCAGATAACCCGGATTCTCTTCGAGATTTGCTAGACTGCCTGAAACAGGCCTACGCGTCTAAACAACACCTCCCAGATATCCAGCTAGACCTCGCACAATCGGCACAGAGGCGAAACGAGAGCGTTCTAGATTACGGTGCTAGAATAAAACATCTGTCAAGACAAGCGTACGAATCAATAGATGCCTCAGAATCTATCAGTGATGCTCAAGtgctaaagaaaaatatcaaagaaacCGCAAGACTAAGATTTATCAAAGGGTTACTAGACGAATTAGAAATGAAAGTAGCTCATGAGAATCCACAAACCCTACAAATGGCTATAGACACGGCCACCAAGACTGAAAAACTATTATCAGATAGACTTAAACTAGCCTCATACCGTGATACTAACTATGGAATACAAAACCATATAAAATGtagtatatgtaaattaaccgatcacatcgataaatattgtcCTGAACAACCTTCCGTATTAGTGGTGTGTAGATACTGCAAGAAGGCAGGTCATAGTATAGAAGAGTGCAGAACGAGGCAGCGCAACAACACAACTTGCACGCAGTGTGGTCGCAAAGGCCACTCAAACGATAAGTGCCGCTCAAATCGGTCCCAATATCCCCAGAATCCAAAAATCCACCAAGATTCAAGAGTTTCCCAAAATAACACTAATCGTCAACAACAGAACAATCCCAATACCCAATATCGAGCAAGAGACCCGACAAACCAACCTTTAGACCGCATGCGAAATGACAGTCAACGCTCGCAACAGTATAACACACCAAATCCTTCACAATCGAACTTCAGGGTTAATTACGTAACACAATACTACTCGAACGAGAATTGCGATGCAGGCGTCCACCCGGAAGTTTCATACGAAGCAAAGCAACATCGCGAATATTCAGGCAACGCGAGCCATTTAAACAAGTTCAGGGACGGCCGCGCGGACGCATCGACCTCCCTCAAACCGGAGCAGCGTCCAAACCAAACGTCAGCTCCGTACAAATAG
- the LOC124294624 gene encoding uncharacterized protein LOC124294624 → MGPKYGIPFKTNCIPTNKLISDFESKISFISSNSRNTARQDFTNTIKKFINTPVPLHADKNILHKIKETKTFKNNNQDLLFLKADKGNTTVVMNKQMYEDKMLQQLSNNNSYKVVRYDLTCTLQQEVKKLTTDWSKSKLISDQLRRQIAKTDCLPPRAYGLPKIHKPGTPVRIIVSFTDSPTINLARFLSQCIGNNIIPPLSRVRDSFALVNAIRDFRLPADHILVSLDVVSLFTNVPQDLAINAIKQRWHQLVDKIPVPLNELLKALHICFKAAIFKFNHNIYAQTYGLPMGSPLSPILSDLVLDDLEQYCLNKLDFKPSFFFRYVDDIITAVPSDKVAEMLSVFNSFHPRLQFTSELESNHQISFLDVLIINDNQLIKTDWFHKATWSQRLLLEMCNIVAHPNSVNRKQDIEHLSHIYTSVIRPL, encoded by the exons ATGGGACCCAAATATGGCATTCCTTTTAAGACTAACTGCATCCCAACCAACAAACTCATCTCTGATTTCGAATCAAAGATTTCCTTCATTTCTTCTAATTCTCGTAATACGGCCCGCCAAGATTTCACCAAcactataaaaaaattcatcaacacTCCTGTTCCCCTTCACGCTGACAAGAATATCCTTCACAAAATCAAAGAAACTAAGAcctttaaaaataacaaccaGGACTTACTTTTCTTGAAAGCGGATAAGGGAAACACGACTGTTGTGATGAACAAACAAATGTACGAGGATAAAATGTTGCAACAACTCTCTAACAACAACTCTTACAAAGTTGTTAGATACGATCTCACCTGTACCTTGCAACAAGAAGTCAAAAAACTAACAACTGATTGGTCTAAAAGCAAACTCATCTCTGATCAACTGAGACGCCAAATTGCAAAAACTGATTGCCTACCACCTAGAGCTTACGGACTACCGAAAATTCACAAACCTGGTACACCGGTACGAATCATAGTTTCCTTCACTGATAGTCCAACTATCAATCTGGCTCGGTTCCTTAGTCAATGTATAGGTAACAACATCATACCTCCCTTGTCACGGGTAAGAGATAGTTTTGCTCTCGTGAATGCGATTAGGGACTTTCGTCTTCCAGCTGATCATATTTTAGTCTCGCTAGATGTTGTGTCTTTGTTCACAAACGTACCACAAGATCTTGCAATCAACGCTATTAAACAGCGCTGGCATCAGTTGGTTGACAAAATTCCGGTCCCACTTAACGAACTCTTGAAAGCATTGCACATATGTTTTAAGGCTgccatatttaaatttaaccaTAACATATATGCTCAAACTTATGGTTTACCGATGGGCTCACCTCTTTCTCCAATTTTGTCTGATTTGGTTTTGGATGACCTTGAACAATATTGTCTCAATAAACTGGACTTCAAGccttcattctttttcagaTATGTAGACGACATAATTACAGCTGTCCCTTCGGATAAAGTTGCAGAAATGCTTTCAGTTTTTAACAGTTTCCATCCGAGACTACAATTTACATCTGAATTAGAGTCTAATCACCAAATTAGCTTTTTAGATGTCCTGATCATCAATGACAACCAGCTCATTAAAACTGATTGGTTTCATAAGGCTACTTGGTCAcaaag GCTactgttagaaatgtgcaatattgttgcacatccCAATTCTGTTAACCGTAAACAAGACATAGAACATCTAAGTCACATttacacctctgtgatacGACCATTGTAA